A region of Toxorhynchites rutilus septentrionalis strain SRP chromosome 1, ASM2978413v1, whole genome shotgun sequence DNA encodes the following proteins:
- the LOC129765407 gene encoding uncharacterized protein K02A2.6-like isoform X1 translates to MQGLFRYKRLVFGISCAPEMFQKVLEQILSDCGNVINFIDDIVIAGKTEQEHDASLKQVLDKLRSYGVLLNQSKCVFKLTAIDFLGHRFDRNGMTPSQDKIKAIENFRTPTNSEEVRSFLGLVNYVGAFIPDLATKSFPLRELTKNKTEFKWGVEEQAAFDHLVRAIGSVESLSHFDPKLKTRVVADASPVGLGAVLLQFYEGEPRVVSFASKSLTDTERRYAQTEKEALALVWAVERFQIYLIGVRFELETDHKPLEAIFSPDSSPCLRIERWVLRLQSFNYEVVYRKGKSNIADPLSRLSQSSEAVSFDPDSEVYVRSVLELAAIDLNELETASSNDPELTQLRECLDRGVWNHTSEAIKPYHAFRNELGKVGDLVVRGSRLVIPRDLRQRILQLGHEGHPGRTKMQQRLRHTCWWPGMDEAIIRTVDSCTGCQLVSLPNRPEPMERRKLPVTPWTDIAIDFMGPLPSGDYLLVIVDYFSRYKEIEVLRKITANETAERLERIFVRLGYPQTITLDNGRQFVSDEFDTYCKRKGIHLNKTTPYWPQENGLVERQNRSLIKRLKISQALKRDWKHDMLTYLLMYYSTPHSTTGKTPSELMYGRNIRTKIPTLQDVSTAVPLTDYRDQDQVAKEKGKERENERRRAKPSNIKVGDKVFVKNVLHGNKLTPTFNPAIMTVEAKQGPRVTVRNQETGKVYDRNSSHLKKVVLPEVLVSNRRSGQATTEPSIPDNVEQSDDLPIDGPQKPEETANAEAAAVMQQSGSEDDSANRGRSQRTIRLPRRYNECFMKY, encoded by the exons ATGCAAGGTTTATTCAGATACAAAAGGCTCGTGTTTGGAATATCGTGTGCTCCGGAGATGTTTCAGAAAGTTCTTGAACAAATCTTATCGGACTGTGGGAATGTCATCAATTTCATCGACGATATAGTCATAGCAGGAAAAACGGAGCAAGAGCACGATGCTTCGCTGAAGCAGGTTCTTGATAAGTTGCGATCCTACGGTGTTCTCCTGAACCAATCAAAATGCGTTTTCAAATTGACTGCAATAGATTTTCTGGGTCATCGCTTTGATAGAAACGGCATGACTCCTTCACAAGACAAAATTAAAGCTATCGAAAACTTCAGAACTCCAACCAATTCTGAGGAAGTTCGCAGTTTTCTTGGCTTAGTAAATTACGTAGGGGCTTTCATTCCGGACTTGGCTACGAAGTCGTTTCCACTCCGGGAGCTCACCAAGAACAAAACTGAATTTAAATGGGGTGTCGAAGAGCAGGCAGCATTCGATCATCTCGTACGAGCCATAGGAAGTGTAGAAAGCTTGTCCCATTTTGATCCAAAGTTGAAAACAAGAGTTGTTGCGGATGCCTCCCCGGTTGGGTTGGGAGCAGTTCTCCTACAATTTTATGAAGGAGAACCGAGAGTTGTTTCTTTCGCTAGTAAAAGCCTCACTGACACCGAACGTCGATATGCTCAGACAGAGAAGGAGGCTCTGGCACTGGTGTGGGCAGTAGAGAGGTTTCAAATCTACCTCATCGGTGTTCGGTTTGAGCTAGAGACTGACCACAAGCCCTTAGAAGCTATATTCTCACCTGATTCATCGCCGTGTCTTCGAATTGAACGTTGGGTTCTGAGACTTCAGTCATTCAACTACGAAGTTGTGTACCGCAAAGGCAAATCGAATATTGCCGATCCATTGTCACGCCTTTCGCAATCATCAGAAGCGGTATCATTTGACCCAGATTCCGAGGTCTACGTTCGTAGTGTCCTAGAACTGGCTGCTATCGACCTGAATGAACTTGAAACAGCATCTTCCAACGACCCAGAGCTAACTCAATTGCGAGAGTGTTTGGATCGTGGGGTGTGGAATCATACATCTGAGGCAATCAAGCCATATCACGCCTTTCGGAACGAGCTTGGAAAAGTAGGAGACCTCGTAGTCAGAGGATCAAGATTAGTGATTCCACGAGACTTGAGGCAACGCATATTGCAATTGGGACATGAGGGTCACCCAGGTCGTACTAAGATGCAGCAGCGTCTGAGGCATACCTGTTGGTGGCCAGGAATGGACGAGGCTATAATTCGCACAGTGGATTCGTGCACAGGTTGCCAGCTGGTAAGCCTGCCAAATCGCCCTGAGCCTATGGAACGGAGGAAGTTGCCGGTTACGCCGTGGACGGATATTGCCATTGATTTTATGGGTCCGTTACCTTCGGGAGACTACTTATTAGTTATCGTGGATTATTTTAGCCGTTATAAAGAAATCGAAGTTCTTCGGAAGATAACGGCAAATGAAACGGCTGAGCGCCTGGAACGCATTTTTGTTCGGCTTGGGTATCCTCAAACTATCACCCTGGATAACGGTCGCCAGTTCGTTAGCGATGAGTTTGATACATATTGTAAGCGTAAAGGTATACACCTTAACAAGACCACCCCGTATTGGCCTCAAGAGAACGGTTTGGTTGAGCGCCAAAACCGGTCACTTATCAAAAGGCTCAAGATCAGCCAGGCTCTGAAGCGCGATTGGAAGCATGATATGCTTACTTACCTATTGATGTACTACTCAACACCTCATAGTACCACCGGAAAGACCCCAAGCGAGCTAATGTACGGGCGAAACATTCGGACAAAAATACCTACCTTGCAAGACGTGAGCACTGCTGTACCGCTTACTGACTATAGAGATCAAGATCAAGTTGCGAAGGAGAAGGGGAAGGAGAGAGAAAATGAACGACGTAGGGCGAAACCGTCGAACATTAAAGTCGGAGATAAGGTGTTTGTAAAGAATGTTCTTCACGGTAATAAGCTGACTCCAACGTTCAATCCTGCCATTATGACAGTGGAGGCTAAGCAGGGCCCTAGAGTAACAGTCCGCAATCAGGAAACAGGAAAAGTTTACGATAGAAATTCTAGCCACCTGAAAAAAGTAGTTCTTCCAGAAGTTCTCGTTTCTAATAGAA GATCCGGGCAGGCTACAACAGAGCCTTCGATTCCGGATAATGTCGAGCAGTCTGATGATTTACCGATTGATGGACCGCAGAAGCCAGAGGAGACAGCTAACGCTGAAGCAGCTGCTGTCATGCAGCAGTCAGGATCCGAAGACGATTCTGCCAATCGTGGTAGATCTCAACGCACTATCAGGTTGCCGAGGCGTTACAATGAATGTTTTATGAAATATTAA